CCCTTCAAAGAAAGGGACTCCTTGCCTCCTGAAAGCGGGGATTGACCGTGGTCGTGATGGCACTTCTGTAGAGAGGATTGCTGTCCTGAGGAAGAAGATGGGAAATGAGGAAAAACCTCCCGACTGCTCCTTTACCTAGTCCTAAGAGGCCAGCCTGGAACTTGAGCAGCACCCCCAGAGCTGATGGAAGTTAGCAGACGGGTGGGGCAGAGGACGCACAGACCAAAGTGAAGGGGATGACCTAGGTCGGAGGAGtccaggttgggggtggggcagggaagccGAGACCAGAGGTCTTAACCAGGGAAAGCAAGCAAAACCCAGCCCAGTGGGGTAGGACACAGTCTCCCTACCTGCTTCCAGTTGAGCTGCTGCCGCTCCTTCTCAAAGCGGTTATATTCTTGGCGATCATAGATTTCCACAGAAAGCCGGTAAGCCAGGACCAGCCCCAGTCCCACTGCCACGATGCCCCCCACGCAGCCCAGCACGATGGCCAGGGTGTGATTTACTCCTGTGGGGAAGAAACAACACAGACTTCTGGGGGCTGGGGCATAGGGGTTGATCAACGGTTGCCCACAATGTGTCCAGCTTCCCTAGCCCTGTTTGTCATTGAAAACAAAGGGAACCCAGCAGGGTCTGAGGTTATCTCTGTGGTGCCCAGGGCCTTAGCTTTGTCCACTTGGTCCATCACCTCTGCTTTTGCCTGGACTCACTGCTCTGCTTCAAACCCTACCTGGTTTCCCATTATCTTCACCTGCCCAAGCCCAGAGTTCTGAAGCCCCACCCATCAAACTTCCGGGGCTCCCTCTGGCACGTCCGCAGCATCTCTGCCCACTTACTCTCTTGGGCTCTCACTCTCAGTATGACCCTGCCTCTGGCTTCCTCCTCCACCAGGAAGAAGAACAGCTGGTTATCCAAGGTCCTCTCTTTGCACCAGCCATCATCCGGGATAGGGTCCAAAACCAGGGTCACGTTGGCATCAGCACAAGCGATACTGCAATTGGTAGCCAGGGGACCGGTCCCAAAGGCCCCACACTCTGCACAGTCCCTGTCCAGTGGACACCAAGAAGTTACCAGCTGGGCAGCTGTGCTCCCCACACCACACGGCAGAAAGAGGTGGGCAGGTGGGAGTGGCTCAGCGACCCCCGCCGTGCCCCTGTTCCCAAGTTGCAAGACGGGAGGCCTCACCTGTGTCTCTCGCATGACGTCTTGCAGCCTGGGCACTGCTCACACAGGGCACCGTAGTAGCCATCCAGGCACTGGCAGCGGTTGCACGTGCAGCGTCCATGCCCACTGCAGAGCACTCCCTCAGGACTGACACAGCTGTCCGTGTCCCCACTGCACTCACACGCTCTGCCCGTGCGATTGGCATGACAGTGACACGTTCCACAAAGGCAGCGGCCAAAGCCTGGGACAGAATCACGCTCAGGGTGACAGCCATACTCCTCACACACAAAGGACATCACATGCCACCACGGGATGCCTAGAGCTGAAGTGTTCTGTGCGTCCAGTTCCCTCTCAAGTGTGGCAAATAGCTGCAACTCCTACACCAAAGTCTGATACTTGCCCTTAGTGCCATGATGTTCCCAGAGCCAAAATATCCTGGGAGCCACTCTgaccccacccttcccccaaagTCTGCAGGTACCTCCACAGAGGATGCCCTCATGTCGTTCACAGCTGGCATCATCACACTCGCACAGGGGCCCGGAGCTCTGTCCACTGCAGCTGCAGCGTCCACACTGACACCGTCCCTTCCCGCTGCACAAGGGCCCTGTCCCGTTGGGGGCCCGGCACCCAGATTCCAGATCTGGGGAGGACAGTTCAGCCTCAGAGCATTCACAGAGTCGACCCAGACGGCCAGAGTTACAgctgggaggggaaggcagagccAGAGGAGGGAAAGGTGGGTCAGAGAGTTTGACCATCCCTTGACCTATCTTTCCCGGGATCCTCTAAACCTAAGCTCTCAAAAGAACTGGAGAGAGATGAGTGGCTGAACGGATGCCGGTGTATAGTTGAGCACCAAGGAGCAAGAGAGCAGAGGGAGTTCGGGGGGAGGCGAGGGTCTTGGCACATCTGGGAAGCTGCACATGAAAATCAGGATGGAGTCTTGGGACGTCTGGCAAAAGAGGTCTGGAGATGGCCAGTGGGAggacagaaggcagaggagggataCCGGGGCTGGTCATGTGTGGACAGTCACATGGGTGAAAGGAAGCAGGAATCCTCACCTGCACACCCCACATTGCAGCAGCCCCTGGCCATCACTGCAGTGGGGAGCCCGGGGCTGGGTGTCACCGCAGTTACAGTCACACAGTGTGTGCAACTCCACTGTCAGCTCCTCTGAGAAGCCAAGGGCTCGGAGCCTCAGAAGATGGGGCTCTGAGAGGCAGTGAGTAGCTTGGATAGTAACCAAAAAATTCACCTGAGGACAGTGCGGGCAGAAATCAGCCTTGAGATCCtgcacccacacatgcacaccacacCAAACCCATTGATCATCCAGAAACCTATTCCTTAGGAAATTAAGGGATAAGCCCATGCTAACACCCATCTCGTAGAAACCTGCTGGAGGAAGCTGCTCATTAAAGCCTTTTAGAAAGGATGGATGAAGAACTACCCCACGCTTTTGCATTGTTCTGTGTCTGCCCCCCATCTTTTCCTGCCTGCTTCaatttcccacccccccccacccccacttccttccttctgcctatCTCGGCTGGCTCTTACCGTCTGGTTGATTCGGACCTCGTTGCACTGGCCCCGGTCCCCAGCCTCACGCTCCCTCTCCTCAGGACCCCCACACTGAGATTCATAAGAGATGTGGACCCCAGGAGGGAGTGGAGAGTGTTCGAGGGTCACAGTGGATGATAGGCTCTGTGGAAGAGAGCAAGTAACCACGTGAAGGCAGGACTCCAAACCCCACCTTGTGTCCTCTCCAGCCTTTCCAAATTCTGCCATGACCTGCCCCAGCCTGCCTTGGGGACCCCTTGCATTCTGCCCAGTCAAGAGGTATTTCTGCAGGAAGGGCACTGTGAGAACTTTGGGTGCATCACACAGGAGCTAGAGGCCTCTCGGTTAGCATTTCAGTGCGGCTGCAGCAAGGGCtccactgtggggggggggggcctgtcaATGTGCAGTGGCTGCTTCTCAAACCCCAAATGACGACACATAACCTGTGTGCATAAAAGGCAGAGTCTTTAAATCGAGTTTGCCCTGGGAAATTTGGTACCGTCTCAAATTTTCTCACCATGGGTTTAGGACATGGTGGTCCCTGTCCTAAGAAGCCTAGAGCATGGTTAGAGATAGAACCTAAACCCAAGAAGCACTTAAGAATCTTTGTGGTTCCCTCTACCTGTAAAACTCTATGGTTCCTGTGAAGAATATCTCTGAATTATTTGTAAGCTTAGTGAAAGTAGGCTCTAGATGTCACATTCCTTCTGTACAGATTGGGGCACGAATGCCAGCCCTTCCGTCCATTAACtatgtgacctcgggcaagtcatTCAGGGACCTGTGTCTGTATCCCCACCTATGAAATAGGGATGATAATAGCAACCAGGGGTTTAGCAGAGTTAAGTGAGACGGCAAACAGTATGTGCACTTAAGACAGTGGTTGGCATGAAAGACAAGCTCAGTGagtgttccttcccttccttgcccagtgcagggctccgtGCTCGGCCCAAACCAGACGCTTCAGATTTGAGAATGTAAGATTGAGCAGATGAACTAGGAATGACAGCCACAGGCAAACCGTAGGTAGTTGCTAAAAGTGATCAGTCCCTGATAATTCTGCTGCCCCCCACCTGAGGCCCCTTCCCAGTGCCCGCCCTCTCCATGCTCCCCCGGTCCCAGCCCCTCACATTATAGGCGTCCATGATGAGCTGTACCACGTTGCTGGAGTCCTCACTCAACTCCCCAACTGCGGACTTAGGAATCAGCTTACTCAGCTCCTGAGTTAAGAGGAGTCCAGGGAAATGGTGGGTCACAGCTCTAGGGAAATGGGCTTCTGCGGGTCTGGAAGGAGGGCATATGGGGATGGGGTGGAGAATGGGGTCTTTGAGGAAGTTGAGAAAGGCTTGAAGTGGGAAGGTCTGGCATTCAGCCAGCTCTCACCTGGTAGACAGGCAGTGTGGCACTGGTGACGGCAAAGATGGGCTGGATGTTTGCTGCAGAGAGGGCCTGGGCTACCTGACCCACAGAGGGGTAGTCCTGGGCAGGGAGCGGGGAAAGGTGAGCACCACAGGTCTCCCCCATAACATCCAAGGTGCCCTCAGCCCAGGAAATCCAGGAACCAGGTCTCCACCAGCTAGAGGAACCCTGGAGGCTCGGGAAGGCAGAAGGGGCTAGGGAGTGGGTGGCACAGGGTTCTGTCTGAGCAGTGGGGGCACATGGAGCGAGGAGCTGGTGGGAAAGATGGCAGGGTGGTCACTGGTAAGGACAacgaggctggggagaggggggtcTGGGAGTAGAGGAGGTGTGGCTCggatggggaggggtggagcAAGGGTGGGGACTCACAAACTCTGGGCTTCGACTATAGAGGCCATTACTGTCCAAGTGGCAGTGCCCGTCGCTGGGCATGAAAATGCCACCCAACTTCCCATCCCCAGCTGTGTGGAATGTGTCATCTGAAGTGAACACCAGCAGTCGGGACACATTTCTCCAGCCAATCTGCTCCTGGaatcggggtggggggtggaggtagGCTGTGCACCTGGGCTCCATGAGCCAAGGATTTGCCAGCCTCATTCTGAGTCACTTTGTCTATCTCCATACCCAGCCCCCCCCTCCGccatcccacccccccatctccaGCTCCCTGCTTCCCCCCAATCCCCCAGACAGGGCTGCTGCTAGTGGAGGCCTTCTTATGAATTAGAAAAACATGCCTCTTCCTCAAGATATTTTACTCCAATCCACcaggaaattattaaaataaatatgcaaactCCAGTGACTATGGTACAAAGGGCACCCCCAGAACCAGGCACTGCACGACCCTAGGTGGCAGTCTTGGCCCCAAAGGGTTCTTCAGACTCagatcccctccccacctcctcacctGGCAGAGCGCAGCCTGCAGAATGGCATCAAAGCCACCTTCAGGCGAGTCCAGGTTGCCAGACACGCTCTGGCGTCCCACCTCCCGCTCGAAGGCCTTAGCATCCGAGGTCAGGGACAGCACGTGGCGAAAGCTGAAGGGAGGCTGGCAGCGCTCCAGCCGGG
The Lynx canadensis isolate LIC74 chromosome B4, mLynCan4.pri.v2, whole genome shotgun sequence DNA segment above includes these coding regions:
- the ITGB7 gene encoding integrin beta-7, with product MVALSMVLVFLLALSRGESELDAKISSPEKVTERGDPDLSLPGSCQPAPTCQKCILSHPSCAWCKQLNFTASGVAEARRCGQRQELLAQGCPPGELEEPRGWQEVLQDQPLGQGDRGEGATQLAPQKVRVTLRPGEPQQLRVRFLRAEGYPVDLYYLMDLSYSMKDDLERVRQLGQDLLARLQEVTHSVRIGFGSFVDKTVLPFVSTVPSKLIHPCPTRLERCQPPFSFRHVLSLTSDAKAFEREVGRQSVSGNLDSPEGGFDAILQAALCQEQIGWRNVSRLLVFTSDDTFHTAGDGKLGGIFMPSDGHCHLDSNGLYSRSPEFDYPSVGQVAQALSAANIQPIFAVTSATLPVYQELSKLIPKSAVGELSEDSSNVVQLIMDAYNSLSSTVTLEHSPLPPGVHISYESQCGGPEEREREAGDRGQCNEVRINQTVNFLVTIQATHCLSEPHLLRLRALGFSEELTVELHTLCDCNCGDTQPRAPHCSDGQGLLQCGVCSCNSGRLGRLCECSEAELSSPDLESGCRAPNGTGPLCSGKGRCQCGRCSCSGQSSGPLCECDDASCERHEGILCGGFGRCLCGTCHCHANRTGRACECSGDTDSCVSPEGVLCSGHGRCTCNRCQCLDGYYGALCEQCPGCKTSCERHRDCAECGAFGTGPLATNCSIACADANVTLVLDPIPDDGWCKERTLDNQLFFFLVEEEARGRVILRVRAQERVNHTLAIVLGCVGGIVAVGLGLVLAYRLSVEIYDRQEYNRFEKERQQLNWKQDSNPLYRSAITTTVNPRFQEARSPFL